A region of Pyxidicoccus parkwaysis DNA encodes the following proteins:
- a CDS encoding antibiotic biosynthesis monooxygenase family protein — translation MIAVIFEVRPHADGRQEYLDLAAGLRPLLEGVDGFISIERFQSLTDPTKLLSLSFWRDEEAVKAWRQLESHRAAQAKGRASVFEDYRLRVAAVLRDYGMSERAQAPADSRAVHERGCPLTAASDG, via the coding sequence ATGATTGCCGTCATCTTCGAGGTGCGTCCCCACGCGGACGGCCGGCAGGAGTACCTGGACCTCGCGGCGGGGCTTCGGCCGCTGCTCGAAGGCGTGGACGGGTTCATCTCCATCGAGCGCTTCCAGAGTCTGACGGACCCGACGAAGCTCCTCTCGCTGTCGTTCTGGCGGGACGAGGAAGCCGTCAAGGCATGGCGCCAATTGGAGTCGCACCGCGCCGCGCAGGCGAAGGGCCGCGCCTCCGTCTTCGAGGACTACCGCCTCCGTGTCGCCGCCGTGCTCCGCGACTACGGCATGTCCGAGCGTGCCCAGGCGCCCGCGGACAGCCGTGCAGTCCACGAGCGCGGATGCCCGCTCACGGCAGCTTCGGACGGATGA
- the aceA gene encoding isocitrate lyase, which yields MYDATPTTTDASPHAKLHAQRFEGITRNYTQKDVEKLRGSITVSYTLAEMGAKKLWELLHTEDYINALGSLTGNQAVQMVRAGLKAIYLSGWQVAADANSAGQMYPDQSLYPVDSVPTVVRKINNSLRRADQIDHAEGRKDRYWFAPIIADAEAGFGGPLNAFELMKSMIEAGAAGVHFEDQLASEKKCGHMGGKVLVPTSHFIRTLTAARLAADVMGVPTLVVARTDADSAKLLMSDADEYDHAFIDKKSGRTAEGFYRLNGGLDCAIARGLAYAPFADLVWCETSTPDLAQAKKFAESIRAKYPNKLLAYNCSPSFNWKKNLDDATIAKFQRELGAMGYKFQFVTLAGFHALNFAMYELARKYKDRGMAAYSELQQAEFAAEKDGYTATRHQREVGTGYFDQVAEVISGGNASTLALHESTEAHQF from the coding sequence ATGTACGACGCCACGCCGACGACCACCGATGCTTCCCCTCACGCCAAGCTCCACGCGCAGCGGTTCGAGGGAATCACCCGCAACTACACGCAGAAGGACGTGGAGAAGCTCCGCGGCTCCATCACCGTCAGCTACACGCTGGCGGAGATGGGCGCGAAGAAGCTCTGGGAGCTGCTCCACACCGAGGACTACATCAACGCGCTGGGCTCGCTCACGGGCAACCAGGCGGTGCAGATGGTCCGCGCGGGCCTGAAGGCCATCTATCTCTCCGGCTGGCAGGTGGCGGCGGACGCCAACTCGGCCGGGCAGATGTACCCGGACCAGAGCCTCTATCCGGTGGACTCGGTTCCCACCGTCGTGCGGAAGATCAACAACTCCCTGCGCCGCGCGGACCAGATTGACCACGCGGAGGGCCGCAAGGACCGCTACTGGTTCGCGCCCATCATCGCGGACGCGGAGGCCGGCTTCGGCGGGCCGCTCAACGCCTTCGAGCTGATGAAGAGCATGATTGAGGCCGGCGCGGCCGGCGTGCACTTCGAGGACCAGCTCGCCAGCGAGAAGAAGTGTGGCCACATGGGCGGCAAGGTGCTGGTGCCCACCAGCCACTTCATCCGCACCCTGACGGCGGCCCGCCTCGCGGCGGACGTCATGGGCGTGCCCACGCTCGTCGTCGCCCGCACGGACGCGGACAGCGCCAAGCTGCTGATGAGCGACGCGGACGAGTACGACCACGCCTTCATCGACAAGAAGTCCGGCCGCACCGCCGAGGGCTTCTACCGCCTCAACGGCGGCCTGGACTGCGCCATCGCCCGCGGCCTGGCGTACGCCCCGTTCGCGGACCTGGTGTGGTGCGAGACGAGCACCCCGGACCTCGCCCAGGCGAAGAAGTTCGCCGAGAGCATCCGCGCGAAGTACCCGAACAAGCTCCTGGCCTACAACTGCTCGCCGTCCTTCAACTGGAAGAAGAACCTGGACGACGCGACGATTGCGAAGTTCCAGCGTGAGCTGGGCGCCATGGGCTACAAGTTCCAGTTCGTCACCCTGGCGGGCTTCCACGCGCTGAACTTCGCCATGTACGAGCTGGCCCGGAAGTACAAGGACCGTGGCATGGCGGCCTACAGCGAGCTGCAGCAGGCCGAGTTCGCCGCCGAGAAGGACGGCTACACCGCCACGCGCCACCAGCGCGAGGTGGGCACCGGCTACTTCGACCAGGTGGCCGAGGTCATCTCCGGCGGCAACGCCAGCACCCTCGCCCTGCACGAATCCACCGAGGCGCACCAGTTCTGA
- a CDS encoding TIGR04013 family B12-binding domain/radical SAM domain-containing protein: protein MESHRRVALVLSYQYPGKYAFTVLAGAVESDPALSGVSLHFPRDRETLLSTLRERADAGDTVVAAWSFYSASFGPSAEELAWVRERLEGRDVLCIAGGVHATAEPLQTLQAGFDLIAVGEGEHSLREVLLRVQRGEDPRATHGIAYLEDGKLKQNGRGEGVSLDDFPPFAVRHGQYGAIEITRGCIYACRFCQTPFMSKARFRHRSVANVAHWARELRRSGRRDIRFITPTSMSYGTANESVNLAAVEELLAAVREAMAPDGRIYYGTFPSEVRPEHVTPEALALLKRYVHNDNLIIGGQSGSERILQSTRRGHDVETVVRATRLAVEGGFIPNVDFILGLPGEESSDVEATVALMEQLAALGARVHGHTFMPLPGTPFRDAPAGHVDAETQRKLDRLASQGRLYGHWKHQAVLAEGIVSRRKPRATRAHTP, encoded by the coding sequence ATGGAGTCCCATCGTCGTGTCGCGCTCGTCCTGAGCTACCAGTACCCAGGCAAGTACGCCTTCACCGTGCTGGCCGGCGCCGTGGAGTCGGATCCGGCGCTGTCAGGCGTCTCGCTCCACTTCCCTCGGGACCGCGAGACGCTCCTGTCCACGCTTCGCGAGCGCGCCGACGCCGGTGACACAGTTGTCGCCGCGTGGTCCTTCTACTCGGCCAGCTTCGGCCCCTCGGCGGAGGAGCTCGCCTGGGTGCGCGAGCGGCTGGAAGGGCGCGACGTGCTCTGCATCGCGGGCGGCGTCCACGCCACCGCCGAGCCCCTCCAGACGCTCCAGGCCGGCTTCGACCTCATCGCCGTGGGCGAGGGCGAGCACTCCCTGCGCGAGGTGCTCCTGCGCGTGCAGCGCGGCGAGGACCCGCGCGCCACGCACGGAATCGCGTACCTCGAGGACGGCAAGCTGAAGCAGAACGGCCGGGGCGAGGGCGTGTCGCTCGACGACTTCCCGCCCTTCGCTGTGCGCCACGGCCAGTACGGCGCCATCGAGATTACGCGCGGCTGCATCTACGCGTGCCGCTTCTGCCAGACGCCCTTCATGAGCAAGGCGCGCTTCCGCCATCGCTCCGTGGCCAACGTGGCGCACTGGGCGCGCGAGCTGCGCCGCTCGGGCCGCAGGGACATCCGCTTCATCACCCCCACGTCCATGTCCTACGGTACCGCGAACGAGTCGGTGAATCTCGCCGCGGTGGAGGAGCTCCTCGCCGCCGTGCGCGAGGCCATGGCTCCGGACGGGCGCATCTACTACGGCACCTTCCCCTCGGAGGTGCGCCCCGAGCACGTCACCCCCGAGGCGCTCGCGCTCCTCAAGCGCTACGTGCACAACGACAACCTCATCATCGGCGGGCAGTCCGGCTCCGAGCGCATCCTCCAGAGCACCCGCCGGGGCCACGACGTGGAGACGGTGGTCCGCGCCACGCGCCTCGCGGTGGAGGGCGGCTTCATCCCCAACGTGGACTTCATCCTCGGCCTGCCCGGCGAGGAGTCCTCGGACGTGGAGGCCACCGTGGCCCTCATGGAGCAGCTCGCCGCGCTGGGCGCCCGCGTGCACGGGCACACCTTCATGCCGCTGCCGGGCACGCCCTTCCGGGATGCTCCCGCCGGACACGTCGACGCGGAGACGCAGCGCAAGCTGGACCGGCTGGCGTCTCAAGGCCGCCTCTACGGCCACTGGAAGCACCAGGCCGTCCTCGCGGAGGGCATCGTCTCGCGCCGCAAGCCTCGCGCCACCCGGGCTCACACCCCGTGA
- a CDS encoding PspC domain-containing protein, whose protein sequence is MDAMKRCTACAEEMRTEALKCPHCGTRTEPLHRGVEGRTLFGVCAALAHYLGLDPALVRVGFLVSLVLSFGTTMLVYLLLWAFTPSSALGKAPMQRTVDWLGSIGNAEESRVETRV, encoded by the coding sequence ATGGACGCCATGAAGCGCTGCACGGCTTGCGCGGAGGAGATGAGGACGGAGGCTCTGAAGTGCCCGCACTGCGGGACTCGCACGGAGCCGCTGCACCGTGGAGTGGAGGGGCGCACGCTGTTCGGCGTGTGCGCGGCGCTGGCGCACTACCTTGGCCTGGACCCGGCGCTGGTGCGCGTGGGCTTCCTCGTCTCGCTCGTCCTGTCCTTCGGGACGACGATGCTCGTCTACCTGCTGTTGTGGGCCTTCACGCCGTCGTCCGCGCTGGGCAAGGCCCCCATGCAGCGCACGGTGGACTGGCTCGGCAGCATCGGGAATGCCGAGGAGTCTCGCGTCGAGACGCGCGTCTAG
- the aceB gene encoding malate synthase A yields the protein MSASAPSKQAPAFGTGVVVKGPWHPDYAAVLTPEAMEFVAKLVRTFRERREALLERRKVVQQAWRKGERPHFLPETKSIREGNWTVAPLPADIQDRRVEITGPVDRKMIINALNSGANVFMADFEDANSPTWDNVVRGQLNLRDAVRRTISFDAEGGKHYALNPKTAVLFVRPRGWHLPERHVEIDGKPISGSLFDFALFFFHNAREQLARGTGPYFYLPKMQSHLEARLWNDVFHLAQSELGIQRGTIKATVLIETLPAAFEMDEILYELREHSAGLNCGRWDYIFSFIKTLQSDTSVVLPDRGQVTMDKAFLNAYSQLLIQTCHRRNVHAMGGMAAFIPIKGDAAANEAVLEKVRVDKLREVKNGHDGTWVAHPGLVPLAKEIFDGNMKGANQIANKREDVRIGEAELLKVPSGTRTEDGLRHNIRVGIQYTAAWLGGLGCVPLYNLMEDAATAEISRAQVWQWIHHGASLEDGRKVTGELFRKLLGEEMARIEKEGAKERYGAAHLERARALFDQLSTAPAFEDFLTLPAYEALDSTS from the coding sequence ATGAGCGCGTCAGCCCCTTCGAAGCAGGCCCCGGCCTTCGGCACGGGAGTGGTGGTGAAGGGTCCCTGGCACCCCGACTACGCGGCGGTGCTCACCCCCGAAGCGATGGAGTTCGTCGCGAAGCTGGTGCGCACCTTCAGGGAGCGCCGCGAGGCCCTGCTGGAGCGCCGCAAGGTGGTGCAGCAGGCGTGGCGCAAGGGGGAGCGGCCCCACTTCCTGCCGGAGACGAAGTCCATCCGCGAGGGCAACTGGACGGTGGCGCCGCTGCCCGCCGACATCCAGGACCGGCGCGTGGAAATCACCGGCCCGGTGGACCGGAAGATGATCATCAACGCGCTCAACTCGGGTGCGAACGTCTTCATGGCGGACTTCGAGGACGCCAACAGCCCCACCTGGGACAACGTGGTGCGCGGGCAGCTCAACCTGCGCGACGCCGTCCGCCGCACCATCAGCTTCGACGCCGAGGGCGGCAAGCACTACGCCCTCAACCCGAAGACAGCCGTCCTCTTCGTGCGTCCCCGCGGCTGGCACCTGCCCGAGCGCCACGTGGAAATCGACGGCAAGCCCATCTCCGGCTCGCTCTTCGACTTCGCCCTCTTCTTCTTCCACAACGCCCGTGAGCAGCTCGCGCGCGGCACCGGCCCGTACTTCTACCTGCCGAAGATGCAGAGCCACCTGGAGGCCCGGCTGTGGAACGACGTGTTCCACCTGGCCCAGTCGGAGCTCGGAATCCAGCGCGGCACCATCAAGGCCACCGTCCTCATCGAGACGCTGCCCGCCGCGTTCGAGATGGACGAAATCCTCTACGAGCTGCGCGAGCACTCCGCCGGCCTCAACTGCGGCCGCTGGGACTACATCTTCAGCTTCATCAAGACGCTCCAGTCGGACACCAGCGTCGTCCTGCCGGACCGCGGGCAAGTGACGATGGACAAGGCGTTCCTCAACGCCTACTCGCAGCTGCTCATCCAGACCTGCCACCGCCGCAACGTGCACGCCATGGGCGGCATGGCGGCCTTCATCCCCATCAAGGGAGACGCGGCCGCCAATGAGGCGGTGCTGGAGAAGGTCCGCGTGGACAAGCTGCGCGAGGTGAAGAACGGCCACGACGGCACGTGGGTGGCCCACCCCGGCCTCGTCCCCCTCGCGAAGGAAATCTTCGACGGAAACATGAAGGGCGCGAACCAGATCGCCAACAAGCGCGAGGACGTGCGCATCGGCGAGGCGGAGCTGCTCAAGGTGCCGTCCGGCACGCGCACCGAGGACGGCCTGCGCCACAACATCCGCGTGGGAATCCAATACACCGCCGCATGGCTGGGCGGCCTGGGCTGCGTGCCGCTCTACAACCTCATGGAGGACGCGGCCACCGCGGAAATCTCCCGCGCGCAGGTGTGGCAGTGGATTCACCACGGCGCGTCCCTCGAGGACGGCCGCAAGGTGACGGGGGAGCTGTTCCGCAAGCTGCTCGGTGAAGAGATGGCCCGCATCGAGAAGGAGGGCGCGAAGGAGCGCTACGGCGCCGCGCACCTGGAGCGCGCACGCGCCCTCTTCGACCAGCTCTCCACCGCGCCGGCCTTCGAGGACTTCCTCACCCTGCCGGCCTACGAGGCCCTCGACTCCACGTCCTGA
- a CDS encoding cytochrome P450 — translation MSLPTDVLAATTHPDPYSFYADLVARRPFFWDASLKLWIASSARAVTAVLTHPACRVRPPTEPVPRALGPVASSVFRHLVRMSDGPGHCPMKQAVSAFLGGFDEQRVLEEARRWTRLLGGPEVLYALPFQLPVSVVGSLLGLSEDVLPRVAAWTGDFVRAIAPGAGADRLEAGERAATGLLEVFRAALAAQRASDVPGPLALFARGAERFGMQAVEALLANAIGLLSQTHDATAGLLGNTVLALRARPELLEQSGALSGVVDEVLRYDPPVQNTRRFLAEDAVIEDQRIAAGDTVLVVLAAANRDSALNEDPHRFDVDRKDRRSFTFGAGVHACPGESLAKWMVQGALEELLTIEPGFFRAADFHVSYAPSVNGRIPLFSREVRS, via the coding sequence ATGTCGCTTCCGACAGATGTGCTCGCCGCGACGACGCACCCGGACCCGTATTCCTTCTACGCGGACCTCGTCGCTCGCAGGCCCTTCTTCTGGGATGCGTCGCTGAAGCTGTGGATTGCGTCGAGCGCCCGCGCGGTGACGGCCGTGCTCACGCATCCCGCCTGCCGTGTCCGCCCCCCGACAGAGCCGGTGCCGCGAGCGCTCGGGCCCGTGGCCTCGTCGGTGTTCCGGCACCTCGTGAGGATGAGCGACGGGCCTGGACACTGTCCGATGAAGCAGGCCGTGTCGGCATTCCTTGGCGGCTTCGATGAGCAGCGGGTGCTGGAGGAGGCGCGGCGCTGGACGCGCCTGCTCGGTGGGCCCGAAGTCCTGTACGCGCTTCCATTCCAGTTGCCGGTGTCCGTGGTGGGGAGCCTGCTCGGGCTGTCCGAGGACGTGCTTCCCCGGGTGGCAGCCTGGACGGGGGACTTCGTTCGGGCGATTGCACCGGGAGCGGGCGCGGACCGGCTCGAAGCGGGCGAGCGGGCCGCAACCGGATTGCTGGAGGTATTCCGTGCCGCGCTGGCTGCCCAGCGGGCTTCGGATGTCCCGGGGCCGCTGGCCCTCTTCGCCCGAGGGGCCGAGCGCTTCGGAATGCAGGCCGTGGAGGCGCTGCTGGCCAATGCCATCGGGTTGCTGTCGCAGACGCATGATGCGACGGCCGGGCTGTTGGGGAACACCGTCCTCGCGCTGCGTGCGCGGCCGGAGTTGCTAGAGCAGTCGGGGGCCTTGTCCGGCGTCGTGGACGAGGTGCTTCGGTACGACCCTCCAGTGCAGAACACCCGGCGCTTCCTCGCGGAGGACGCGGTCATCGAGGACCAGCGGATTGCCGCGGGCGACACCGTGCTCGTCGTCCTGGCCGCCGCCAACAGAGACTCCGCGCTCAACGAGGACCCGCACCGGTTCGACGTGGACCGGAAGGACCGGCGCTCCTTCACCTTCGGCGCGGGCGTCCATGCCTGCCCCGGTGAGTCTCTGGCGAAGTGGATGGTGCAGGGCGCTCTCGAGGAGTTGCTCACCATCGAACCCGGCTTCTTCCGGGCCGCTGACTTCCACGTGTCCTACGCGCCCTCGGTGAACGGGCGCATCCCCCTCTTCTCCCGTGAGGTCCGCTCATGA